A genome region from Macaca fascicularis isolate 582-1 chromosome 3, T2T-MFA8v1.1 includes the following:
- the LOC123570386 gene encoding LOW QUALITY PROTEIN: endogenous retrovirus group K member 5 Env polyprotein-like (The sequence of the model RefSeq protein was modified relative to this genomic sequence to represent the inferred CDS: deleted 1 base in 1 codon) — protein MNPSEMQRKAPPRRQKHRNRAPLTRMMNQVMISKEQMKSPRTEKAELPTWAQLKKLTPLAGKSLASTKVTLTPEKMLLTALMIVSTVVSLPMPAGAAAANYTYWAYVPFPPLIRAVTWMDNPIEVYVNNSVWVPGPTDDRCPAKPEEEGMMINISIGYRYPPICLGRAPGCLMPAIQNWLVEVPTVSPTSRFTYHMVSGMSLKPQVNYLQDFSYQRSLKFRPKGKPCPKEISRESKDLVWEKCVANSAVILQNNTFGTVIDWAPRGQFYHDCTGQTQFCPSALVSPTVDSDLTENLDKHKHKKLQSFYPWIWGEKGISTPRPKMISPVFGPEHPELWRLTVASYALEFGLEIKL, from the exons ATGAACCCATCGGAGATGCAAAGAAAAGCGCCTCCACGGAGACAGAAACACCGCAATCGAGCACCATTGACTCGCATGATGAACCAAGTGATGATATCAAAAGAACAGATGAAGTCACCACGCACCGAGAAGGCGGAGCTGCCGACCTGGGCACAGTTAAAGAAGCTGACACCGTTAGCTGGAAAAAGCCTAGCTAGCACAAAGGTGACACTAACCCCAGAAAAAATGCTGCTTACAGCTTTAATGATTGTATCAACGGTGGTAAGTCTCCCCATGCCTGCAGGAGCAGCTGCAGCTAATTATACCTACTGGGCCTATGTGCCTTTCCCGCCCTTAATTCGGGCAGTTACATGGATGGATAATCCTATTGAAGTATATGTTAATAATAGTGTGTGGGTACCTGGTCCCACAGATGATCGTTGCCCTGCCAAACCGGAGGAAGAAGGAATGATGATAAATATTTCCATTGGGTATCGTTATCCTCCTATTTGCCTAGGGAGAGCACCAGGATGTTTAATGCCTGCTATTCAAAATTGGTTGGTAGAAGTACCTACTGTCAGTCCCACCAGTAGATTTACTTATCACATGGTAAGCGGAATGTCACTCAAACCACAGGTAAACTATTTACAAGACTTTTCTTATCAAAGATCATTAAAATTTAGGCCAAAAGGGAAACCTTGCCCCAAAGAGATTTCCAGAGAATCAAAAGATTTAGTTTGGGAAAAATGTGTGGCCAATAGTGCAGTGATATTACAAAACAATACATTCGGAACAGTTATAGATTGGGCACCTAGAGGTCAATTCTACCACGATTGCACAGGACAAACTCAATTCTGTCCCAGTGCACTAGTGAGTCCAACTGTTGATAGTGATTTAACGGAAAATTTAGATAAACATAAGCACAAAAAATTACAGTCTTTCTACCCTTGGATatggggagaaaagggaatctcTACTCCAAGACCAAAAATGATAAGTCCTGTTTTTGGTCCTGAACATCCAGAATTATGGAGACTTACTGTGGCTTCATAC GCCTTAGAATTTGGTCTGGAAATCAAACTATAG